Within Spinacia oleracea cultivar Varoflay chromosome 4, BTI_SOV_V1, whole genome shotgun sequence, the genomic segment cgattctttttattcaatcaagtgtaattggatttcctgtgagtatacacccaattgactagtaatataggagtcgccattcagtttttaacgacaatgagaaaaactgacaaaacccggttatcgtgacataaagggagtgcaattatgtttgaccacaacggccgtaggttcccttatgatccttggtgtggggatctctcaatatacacccgcaaggtagagattgagggttcgggggactgtaactaccgagaggagtaattcgctcgtcgataactccagaggcaggatatccttactagctcagcataaataattgaagggacttgcgttaactattaaactaatctgagttgattttagcaatatgcaacatataacactaattcgatcgtgattatctgatttaaatagcattaagggacctatcatgataatccgatttcccaaaaatattatatttgttaggcgtgatagaacaatcagattaggttagtttaacagttcataaaaagggcgaggaaagcagttaaatcatcgaaaagggacacattacgacgcacccttgagaggtgcgtcacggttctcagaaaactaaccactttgactttgctatttctcctttttatttaacgaatctcaattatgggacaggatacgttctgttcgatttatggatcgattgcgacagaacgcgtgaacagtttcgcagcgagaggcttaggctaagggttggagtcaatactcagaatataattatgtgttgttgtgtgttgtttcacgtcgaaactaggggcctatttatagggaagagttcgtggaaagataggattgcagagttctaatccacaaagaattaggaaaagagacgtgcctaggtattttcagcgcccagagccaggcgttgaaaatagggtctgggcagttttgtttagtcagattcggattcctaaaatccgtagagtttgagattaattcgagtcttttagtgcgtatcaattttatgacggaatgcgtctgggcccgttacgaactctaggttcattaggattttaattgatacgtgactcctatttccgaatcctattaggaataggattctcgcggttttctatctcatttaggatttatgttggagtgcaacacctaattctgacaggtttctatcttttatgatttgccacttttagacgctaccttttacggcagttactatttttagcaggtttccataaatagcaggtttcgggtgaaatgaaatggggaatcgagattcgtttattttataggagatgcgttgtcaagtggagtttttatgctttcatcatcgaacctttcccttacgGGAATGgtgacaaaagtaggtgtctacagcagcAAGTATGAATTTCCTTTTGAAAGCATTCCTGCAGTATCTTCTTGTCCAATGAAGGACTTGTAACACATTCTTCCTGGTGTGATTGATGCCTAGCCAGCTAAGCACTCTAACCAGACAATCTGTACTGTAAGAGCACTCAAAAAACAAGTGAGCACTGGTTTCAGGAGCACTGCCACATATAGCACACAGGTTGTCATCCCCTATGCCATAGTTGAATAATCTAGCTTTGGTTTTGTGTCTATCAAGTAGAGCAAGCCACAGAGAAAACCTGTGTTTAGGAATAGTCAATCTGTTCCAGATAAAACTAGACCAGTGATTAGTTTCAGGTTGAATACACAGACTAGTGTAGGTGTTTTTAATCGAGTAGTTGGGAGTAGAAAGCCAAGCAGACCCCTGATATTTGTCATTACAGACATCTTTGACCTTGCAAATGAACTTGACAGGCCAGCTAGTAGCTAATGGTGGAACATAGAGCTGCCAGTTTTTTTTCTTAACATAGAGAGCATGGATCCATTTCACCCAAAGATTGTCCTGTTTTTGCTCAATGGCCCAAGCCAATTTACCAACAGCTGCCTGATTCCAAACAGCAAGGTTTCTAAAGCCAAGCCCACATTGCTCTTTGGTGAAACACAACTTATCCCAGTTAACATTCCCTGGTCTGGCATCATCATAAGCTCCAAACCAGAGAAAAGATCTGCAAATGGCATTGATTTTCTTGATTATGGTGGATGGAATGAGGAACAGCTGACACCAGTACACACTAATGCTCATGAGCACAGAGTTCACTAGCTGCATCCTTCCTGCAAAGGAAAGATGCCTAGAACTCCACGTTTTAATTGTTGAGACCATTTTTTCTACCAGCAAATTGCAATCACCAGCTTGAATTTTCTTAGAGCTAATTGGCACCCCTAGGTATTTAAAGGGGAGAGTGTCTACAGTATAGCCAGAGAGCTCAGTGAGACAAGTTTTAGTGGAAGAGTCTAACCCACTGCAGTATATAGAGGATTTGCTAGGGTTCACCTGTAGACCGGTAGTAGAGGAGAAGAGATTTAAGCCATCCAACATCAGCTTAAAAGAAGTCACATCCCCATGACAGAAAAGCAGCAGATCATCTGCAAAGCAAAGATGATTGAGTTGAAGAGTTTTGCATCTGGAATGGAATTTGAAATTGGGGTGTGCTACAACCAATTTCATTACTCTGGAAAAATATTCCATGCATAAGGTGAACAGGAGAGGGGAGAGAGGGTCTCCTTGTCTTAGTCCTCTCTTAGGTTGGATCAGTGGAGAAGGAACTCCATTGATGAGAAGAGAATACTGTGTAGTGGTAAGACAAGTCATTACCAGTTGGATAAAGTGTGAGGGAAAGCCAAAAGCATGCATTACTTCTTCTATAAATTTCTACTCAACAGTGTCATAGGCTTTCTTGAGATCCAGTTTCATCATACAACTTGGCCTTGAATTTCCTCTATTATATAACTTGATGATATCTTGACAAATCAACACATTGTGTAAGATAGATCTGCATGCAACAAATGCCCCTTGAGTGGGAGAAATAATAGCTTGCAGGATTTGCCTGAGTTTAGAACACATGATCTTGGATATACACTTGTAAATCACAGAGCAGCAAGCAATAGGTCTAAAGTCACTGACAGAGTTAGGCACTGTCAATTTAGGAAcaagagagagagaagttacATTCACTTCCTTGAGAATTTTCCCAGTTTTGAAAAAATCCCCAATGGCCAAGCAAATGTCATCTTTGATAATTGGCCAAGTAgctttgaggatttgtgtgtcaATTCATATTACAATATTTGGCTATTAGCACTGAAAATTTGCAAAAGCTTAGGTTACTTCTTTCTTGATGCAATGCTCTTAAGATAAAGGGAAGGAAAGTGGGCAAGAAATATCCCACGTACAAAACACACTGCTACTGAAAAAATAGAAAACCACTAATAGTGCTTAATTAAAGGGAAAAGTGAATACTAACAATCTTTGAATAAACTACTTAATTATCAAACATTTAATTTGTTTGTCAAGTAACGAACTGACCAAAGAGTAGTTGTCTACTCCGTATTAAATTGTCAGGATGAAAAGGTGTTCTTCGCTCACTATGCGGAGTCACACAAGATGATGTTCACCCACCCTGCTCTGCTACGAAAGCCTGAGAAATGAAAGATACATGCAGGCATGTCAGCTTAGGGCTAGACTGAATTGTAACTGTTGAGGATAACTTGTACATGTTGAGCTTTCTTGTCACATTTACTGAATATGTAAAATAGACAATCAATTAAACAGGCCCTCTTACTTTTAGCAAAATAATCAAGGCTAAACTTATATTTTCGCTACAAAGTTTACACAGGTTGGTGAATGCAGAATATATGAAGGAAATTGAGAGAACTCGAAGACATCTCCGTGTTCTCATCTTTACCAAGCAATGTGCTCCTATCATGCTTCGCTTAGCGTAATCTCTCAATCCTGATCAAATTCATCTTTGCCTCgttaactattttgttaatgTTCAAAACTTCCACTTTCTCCTTTTATTCAATGATTAATTTCTGTTTTCCGATCCTTTGGCATGGTAGATGGCACGATGATTCAGGGAGTCCAAATGGTTCAATAAGGAACAAGCACGAGTTGAGACACAAAGCCAACAGTGGCCTCAACAATGCTAGGACTAAACTAAACTAGTCATACA encodes:
- the LOC130471752 gene encoding uncharacterized protein, with translation MHSTLEDLERQIDEAKYFKPPASRLHVPTNGDKYTLNVTRKLNMYKLSSTVTIQSSPKLTCLHVSFISQAFVAEQATWPIIKDDICLAIGDFFKTGKILKEVNVTSLSLVPKLTVPNSVSDFRPIACCSVIYKCISKIMCSKLRQILQAIISPTQGAFVACRSILHNVLICQDIIKLYNRGNSRPSCMMKLDLKKAYDTVE